The Gammaproteobacteria bacterium DNA window ACAGCGATTGGGGGCCATTGCTATCAGAAGTAGAGACCGTATTTACCACCATCGCTGCGGCAATATGTCGCCATGAACGTCTGCTAATCGCGGTTCACAATGAACAGGTATCTACCCGCGTCACCCATTGCCTAAATCAGGCTGGGGTAGCGGAGGAGCGTTATACCTTATTCCACGCTCCTTACAACGATACCTGGATGCGGGACACCGGTCCCATTACCGTAATCGAGGACGGCTGGCCCGTATTGCTCAATTTTCGTTTCAATGGCTGGGGGGGAAAATTCAACGCAGAGTTAGATGATGCCCTGACCTTAGCCCTTCATACTGCGGGAGCCTTCGGATCAACGCCAAGCTGTCAATTTCCGTTGGTGCTGGAGGGAGGGAGCATTGAAGTAGACGGGGCGGGAGGCCTACTTACTACGAGCAGTTGTCTGCTCGCCCCTACTCGAAATCCGGAAATGGACCGTTCGGAGGTAGAAGCGGCATTGCGTTCCTACTTCGGAGTAGAGCGGATCCACTGGTTACACCACGGTGGTTTAGCAGGAGATGATACTGATGGTCATATCGATACTCTGGCGCGTTTTTGCTCTCCTCACCTGATTGCCTACCAGGCTTGTACCGATCCTGACGATGAGCACTTCGG harbors:
- a CDS encoding agmatine deiminase, which gives rise to MFAHLHPFLPPEWAPQSAILLAWPHPDSDWGPLLSEVETVFTTIAAAICRHERLLIAVHNEQVSTRVTHCLNQAGVAEERYTLFHAPYNDTWMRDTGPITVIEDGWPVLLNFRFNGWGGKFNAELDDALTLALHTAGAFGSTPSCQFPLVLEGGSIEVDGAGGLLTTSSCLLAPTRNPEMDRSEVEAALRSYFGVERIHWLHHGGLAGDDTDGHIDTLARFCSPHLIAYQACTDPDDEHFGPLRAMAEELATLRQTNEEPYHLAPLPWPRPHYAPDGHRLPATYANFLILNDAVLVPTYDDPADVQALNTLQHCFPDRQIVGIPCSPLLLQHGSLHCVTMQLPSLVIIPNFLRG